The window ATCTGCTATCTCAAGCAATTGATCATTTCTCTCTAACGCTTGATAAACTGTGATGTGTTTTGGCATCTCAGGTGAACCTTCAATTTTCTTCACAAACTGTATATTCACATCCACCAAAAATGCCGAAGTATCCCTTCCTATCAACTGAGCATTAATAGGTTCTGAATCACGATTCTCGATTGAAATAAACTGATAATCTGTAAATCTAGTTTTAAGATCATTCCATTCAATAGATGTAAGTGACTTATTTAAAACTGTTTTTGCACAAGAAACACCAAAAAACTCTGTGTCCCACTCTAGTTCATAGAAGGTTACTGCATCTTCCGTGTTTTTTTCTTTCATATAATATTTCCCCTCCTACAAACCTACAGTCTTGTTTTTGCTAGATTTTGTACTATTTTCAGAAACAAATACATCTTCACGCTTTAACACTGATACCGCAGTTTTAAAGAAGATTTTTACATCAAGCAAAATAGACAAATTATCAATATAGTAAATATCGTGTTGAATACGCTCTTTCCACGGTACCGTATTTCTATAATAAGCTTGGTTAAAACCGGTAACACCCGGGCTAACTTCTAACTTACGGGCTTCATTGCCATCGTATAATTTAAGATGCTCAGGTAAATCTGGTCTAGGTCCAATGATGCTCATGTCACCTTTAATAATATTTAGTAGTTGTGGTGTTTCGTCCAAACTTGTCTTTCGAATAAACTTCCCTATCCTAGTTAATCTTGGATCATCTTCTGCATTAAAGGTTGAGCCATCCTCATTTCTCAGGTCAGGTGCATTTATTTTCATTGAACGGAATTTATACATTTTAAATACTCTCCC of the Bacillus sp. 1NLA3E genome contains:
- a CDS encoding sugar transferase translates to MYKSFFKRVFDLILAIIALPFWLIILVIVGPIIYFQDKGSIFYNAPRLGRNGRVFKMYKFRSMKINAPDLRNEDGSTFNAEDDPRLTRIGKFIRKTSLDETPQLLNIIKGDMSIIGPRPDLPEHLKLYDGNEARKLEVSPGVTGFNQAYYRNTVPWKERIQHDIYYIDNLSILLDVKIFFKTAVSVLKREDVFVSENSTKSSKNKTVGL